The nucleotide sequence GTGCTCCAGATGGAGGTCACCGACGAGGCGACCTACGTCCCGCAGCACAAGATGCGCATCGCCTTCTTCTTCGCGGCGATGCGCCACTTCCACGCCGATCTCCAATCCCGCGGCCGCAACGTGCACTACGTGCAGCTCGACGATCCCGCCAACACCGGCGCGCTCGACAGCGAGATCGCACGTCACCAGGCTCTGTTGCAGCCCGAGGCCACGATCGTGCTGGAGCCCGGCGATTTTCGCGTGCGCGAGAGCTTGCGCAAGCTGCCGCAGCGGCCGGACATCCGGCGCGATCGCCACTTCCTGTGCACGGCCGACGAGTTCGACGCCTTCACCGAGCGCCATCCGCGCCCGATCATGGAAACTTTCTACCGCGCGATGCGGCGCAAGACCGGTCTCCTGCTCGACGAGAGCGGCAAGCCCATCGGCGGCAGCTGGAATTTCGATGCCGAGAACCGCAAGGGCTTTGGCAAATCGCGCCCGCCGATCCCTGTCCCCCGCTCCTACACGCCCGATGCGATCACGCAGGACGTCATCAAGCTCGTTGCCAATCGCTTCTCCAACAGCCCCGGCAAGCTCGAGCGCTTCGACCTGCCGGTCTCGCGCGTCGACGCGCTGACCGAGCTGTCGGATTTCGTGGCCTGGCGCCTCTCGTTGTTCGGCACCTATCAGGACGCGATGCTGACCGACGAGCCGTTTCTGTATCACTCGCGGTTGTCGGGCGCGCTGAACCTGCACATGCTCAACCCGCGCGAGGTGGTCGACGCCGCGCTCGCCAACCGCAACGCGCCGCTCAACGCGCTCGAAGGCTTCGTGCGTCAGATCATCGGCTGGCGCGAATTCGTGCGCGGCATCTATTGGCAGCGCATGCCTCACTACGCCGACGAGAACGCGCTCGACGCCAATCTGCCGATGCCGCGCTTCTACTGGACCGGCGAGACCGAGATGCGCTGCCTGTCGCAGGCGATCGGGCACACCATCGACCACGCCTATGCGCATCACATCGAGCGGCTGATGGTGCTCGGCCTGTTCGCGATGCTGCTCGGCGTCAAGCCGCACGACGTGCATCTCTGGCACATGTCGATGTTCCACGACGCGATCGACTGGGTGTCGCTGCCCAACACGCTCGGCATGAGCCAGCATGGCGACGGCGGCGTGGTCGGCACCAAGCCCTACGCGGCCTCGGGCCACTACATCGACCGCATGAGCGACCATTGCCGCCACTGCCGCTACGACCCGAAGCAGGCGACCGGCGACAAGGCCTGCCCGTTCACGACGCTGTATTGGAGCTTCCTCGCCAAGCACCGCCGCCGCTTCGCCAACAATGGCCGGATGCGCAACCAATACGTCAATCTAGAACGCCGCAGCGCAGCCGAGATCCGCGCCATCCGCAGCCACGCCGATACCATCACCGCGGCGATGGTCTAAAGTCCTCCCCGCCTGAACGGCGCTCACGGCTTGCTGGCGGGCGGACGATGGGTCATATCTTGGGCAGTTCCTTCCTCGCCCGCCGATCTTAAGCCCGGAATGCCCCGCCCATGACCGCCGCCATCGTCGCCGTGTTCGCGCTCGCCTATGCCGTGGTCGCGCTGGAGCATCCCTTCCGGATCAATAAGGCGGCCACCGCCCTGGTCGGCGCCGGGCTGATGTGGACGATCTACGCGGTGGTGGGCGCGACACCCGCCGCGGTGGCGAGCGAGCTCAACGAGTCCGTGGCCTCGACGGCCCAGATCATCTTCTTCCTGATCGGCGCCATGACCATCGTCGAGGTGATCGATGCGCATAACGGCTTCGAGGTCGTGACCTCGCTGATCGGCACCCGCAACCAGGTGACGCTGGTCTGGCTGGTCGGCTTCGTCACCTTCTTCCTCAGCGCCATGCTCGACAATCTTACGACAGCGATCGTGATGGTGTCGCTGATGAAGAAGCTGTCCGGCCGCGACGAGGACCGGCTGGTGTTTGCCGCCATCATCGTCATCGCGGCGAACGCCGGCGGCGCGTGGTCGGCGATCGGCGACGTCACCACGACGATGCTGTGGATCGGCGGTCAGATCACGCCGCTCGCGATCATGAAATCGGTGTTCATCGCCTCGCTGCTGAACCTGCTGGTGCCGCTCGCAGTCGTGAGCTTCAGCCTGCGCGGCAAGCAGCTGGTGCCCCCGGCCAGCGCGGGCCTCGCCTCGATCAGCCCGATCCTGCCGTTCGAGCGCAACCTGATGTTCTTCATGGGCCTCGGCATTCTCGTCGCCGTGCCGCTGTTCAAGGCGGTGACGCATCTGCCGCCGTTCATGGGCATCCTGTTCGGCCTCGGCCTGCTCTGGATGGTCGGCGAGATCATCCATCGCGAGAAGGCGTCCGAGCAGAAGCAGCGCCTGACGCTCGTCCATGCGCTGACCCGCATCGACATGCCCTCGATCGTGTTCTTCATCGGCATCCTCTTGGCGGTCGCGGCCCTCGAGCACACCCACATCCTTCAGGCGCTCGCGCAATGGCTCGACCGCACGGTCGGCCGGCTCGACCTGATCGTGATCGTGCTCGGCCTCGCCAGCGCCGTGATCGACAACGTGCCGCTGGTCGCCGCCTCCATGGGAATGTACAGCCTGAGCCAATATCCTCCGGACAGTTTTTTGTGGGAGTTCGTCGCCTACTGCGCCGGCACCGGCGGCTCGATCCTGATCATCGGCTCGGCGGCGGGCGTCGCCGCGATGGGGCTCGAGAACATCCACTTCTTCTGGTACGTCCGCCGCATCAGCGGCATCGCGCTGCTCGGCTATTTCGCCGGCGCCGCGGCCTACATCATCCAATACAATCTGCTGCACTGAGGAGAGCGGATGAGCCGGTCGTGGCGCATCCTCGCAATGATCGCGACCGTGCTGCTCGGCGCAGCCGCCGGCCATGCCGACGATGCGACGATCAAGAGCGGCTATGCGCTTGACCAAGCCAGTTGCGGCGAAGGTCCCCTCGCCTTCCCGCGATTGCAGATCGACATGAAGGCCGGCTTCTGCGCCGGACTCGTTGCCAGCCGCGACGATGGCCTGAGATTTCCCCGCAGCATCGTGCAGATCCCCGGCAAGCCGCTGTTCGTGGTCGCCGACATGGGCGGCTGGGGCCATGACGACGGGCGGCTGCTGATCCTCGATCCCACGGCGCCAGCCGGACAACGAATTCGCGAAGCGATCACCCGGCTGTCCTATCCGTTCGGTCTCGCCGTCGGGCCTGCGGGCAAGATCTACGCATCGACCGACACATCGATCTTCCGCATCGACCCGCTGGCAGCGAATCCGAAGTCGACGATCGAGACCATCATCCGCGACCTGCCTGGACGCAGGCTCACGCTGCCGGACGGCACACGCATCACCGAGAGCGCGCATCCGCTGAAGGCCATCGCCTTCGACCGCACCGGCCGGCTGTTCGTGAATGTCGGCTCGCACAGCGACAACTGCCTGTCCTCGGCGCCGGATCGTTGCGCGGCAGCCGAAGGCGCCTCGCCGCTCGCGGCGATCTGGCTGTTCACGCCTCCGGCCGGCGGCGTGTTTCCGGCTCTGGCCTCCGGCGACTCCGATCCGCCGCATCAGGTGTTCGCGCGCGGCCTGCGCAACTCGATGGCGCTCGCGCTGCATCCGCGCTTTCCCGATTCCGGGATGGCCTTCCTGCAGGGCGAGAACGCGCGCGATCTGCAGGACGTCTTCGCGCCCAATGAGGAAATCAACGCGATCGAGCAAGGCCGCCACTATGGCTGGCCCTATTGCTACGATCTCGCCACGCCGAGCCCCGAGTTCAAGCGCGCGCTGCAGTCGGGCGGCCTCAAGGACTTCTGCAAGACGACCGCGCTCTACAAGCAGCCCTGGTCGCTGCTGCCGCCGCATGGCGCACCGCTCGGCATGCTCTACTACACCGGCGAGCGGTTCGACGATCTCAAGGGCAAGCTGCTGGTCGGCCTGCATGGCTATCGTCCCACGGGCAGCCGCCTGGTCGCCTATGAGGTCGATGAGCGCGGCTTCCCGAAGGTGAGCCCGCCGCCGGTGCGCTATCACGTCAGCTGCGCCGCCGAACCGACCCGCGCCTTCCAGACATCGGCAGGCCCCGCGCCCGCGGCCGCCTTCGACGAGATCATCTCCGGCTGGCATCGCGTCAACGGCATCCGCCCGCAAGGCGCGCCGGTCGGCATGACCATCGCCGACGACGGCGCGATCTGGCTGGTCGAGGACAAGAACCAGACCGTGATCCGCATCGATCGCACCAGCGAGGCCGCGCCGGAGCCGCTGCCCTGCGACACCAGGAGTAATCAGCTGATCGACCAGCTCGTTGCCTTCGTGATGGATGATGCCGCGAGCCATCAGCGACTGGCGACCGTGCGAAAGAACCTGGTCGAGAAACATTGCAGCGGTTGCCATTCGGAGTTCGGCCTGAGGCCGGGACAATCCGAGCGCGACAAGGACAGCGCCGTGCTGCGCTTCATGCTGGCGCAGGACGGCTGGATCACTCCGGGCGATCCCGAATCCGGCCGCCTCCGCCAGCGGCTGCGCGGCCTCGGCGCCGAACGGCAGATGCCGCCCGGTGGCAACCTCATCAAGACGGAACCAGGCTACGCCAAACTGCTTGGTGTCGCCGACGACCTCGTTGCACGCATGGTTCCGGGCACACGGATGCGCGTGAAGGCCGGCGGCCCGCCGCATCGCAAGTTCTTCGCTCGGGACGGTCGCGACTGCGGCGACATCCCGTTCGGCAAGGTCGTGGTCGTGACGGAAAAGTCTGCCGTCAATAAGCCCGGCTTCAGCCGTTTATTCCGGCCCGCCGACACCTACCTCAACGGCACCTGCACGGACGACAATGGCTATTACATCCAACAACAATTCCTGGTGCCGCTCTGACAGCAAGCTGCATCCGCTCCCGCCGCGGCCCATCCTTCGAGACGCCCGCCTCCGGCGAGCTCCTCAGGATGAGGGTGGCATGCGCGGTGACACTCGTGCCCCTCATGGTGAGGAGCGCCGCGCGCGGCGCGTCTCGAACCATGAGGCCACAGATCGTAGGGTGGGCAAAGCGATCGCCGCAGGCGATGCGTGCCCACCGGCCGCGGGCACCGGTGCTCGTGATGATGGGCACGGCGCGCACGAGACCGCATTCGGACGCCGGCATTGTCACACCGCGCCTTTGCCCACCCTCCGCATCTCAGGCTTGGTGACGGCCGTCCTCCTCACCCTCACAACCGTCCCTGCCCTCGCTGCATCAAAACTATTCGAAAGCACCCAACTCACCCCCTCAGGCGAATACACCTTCGGCATCGAAGGCCCCGCCGTCGACCGCGACGGCAACCTCTTCGTCGTCAATCTCGGCAAGCCCGGCACGATCGGCAAGCTCGCCCCGGAAGCCACGGCATCCGAAAAATTCACCGAGTTGCCCGCCAGCAGCATCGGCAATGCGATCCGCATCGACGCAGCCGGCACGATGTTCATCGCCGATTACAAGAAGCACAACATCTTCGCCATCGCGCCCGGCAGCACCGAGCCGCAACTCGTCTTCCACGCCGACGAGATGAGCCAGCCCAACGACATCACGCTGACGCGCGACGGCACGATCTATGCGAGCGATCCGGCCTTCAAGGCCCGCAGCGGCCGCATCTGGCGGATCGGGAAGGGCCCCGACGGCACGATGCAAGGCGCTGCAATGACCGCGCCCCGCGCCATGGGCACCACCAACGGCATCGACCTCAGCCCCGACGGCCGCACGCTCTATGTCGGCGAATCCAACAGCGGCGAGATCTGGTCCTACGCGATCGGGGGCGAGACCCTCACCCAGCCCAAATTGATCGCGAAGTTCGAGCCGAACACGATCGACGGCCTACGCACCGATGCCAGCGGGCGGCTGTTCGTCGCCCACATCCTGAAGGGCAGCATCGCCGTACTCACGCCCGATGGGCGTATCCTCCGCGAGGTCGCCTTGAAAGCCAAGGAGCCCACCAACCTCGCCTTCGGCGGCAGCGATGGCAAGACGGTGTACGTGACGCAACGCCAAGGCGGCTTCATCGAGTCGTTTCGGACTGACGTCGAAGGCCGCGAGCATTGCCTGCAGCGTCGTGCGTGTTGACGCTCGCCGCACACTCGCTGTCGTCCCGGACAAGCTGCGCCAACGCAACAGCGTTGGTGCGGCGCCGATCCCGGACCCATACTCCGCGGCGGGAGTGATGAGCAAGTTGGTGCTATCTGCGTGCCGCCCAACAAACAGTTGGGGTTATGGGTCCCGGCTTTCGCCGGGACGACACGGGGTGTTGGGCGCGCGCATTTCCAACTCACTGGAAACGGAAAACCCCCGCCTGCGCGAGGGTCTCCCTGACAACGGCGATCACTTACCGCCCATACACGACGGGCCCGCGTTGAACGATCAGCGGCGGCGGCAGATCGCGTTGCCAGACGCGGCCGTCGTCGAATTGGATGCGCATGCCGTCAGGCGAATACACCGCGCTTTCGTCGCGCGCATCGATCCACAGCCGGCTGTTCGGCGCATTCCAGTCCGGCCATGCCTGCAGCGACTCGCCGGTCTCGGTAGTCAGGTTCACGGAATCGCCGTTCTGGGTCACGAAAGCCGGCGCGCCGATCATGCCGTCGCGGCACATCTGGATGCAGCGGTAGGTGCCGGTGAGATTGGCGCTCGGCTGAGCGGAGGCGGAGCCGGCGACGCAGGCGCCGACCAGGCCAATGAGGATTGCAACACGCTTCATATCGATCACTCCATCGCTCGAAAGGGTCAACCAGCCCCCATTCGGGCCCCTCGGGCGGATCAAGTGCGATGCGGGAAAAATGTTCCCTGGTTCCCCAGCCGGGAACCGCCCTATTCGACCAGCACGACGTCGACGGCGACGCCGAGCTTCTGCTTCGGGGAGCCGACGATGATGCCGTCGATCGGCGACACATCCGAAAAGTCGCGGCCCATGCCGAGGATGATGTGATCATTGCCGACCACGAGATCATTGGTCGGATCGAAGCCGACCCATCCGAGGGCGTCGCCGCACCACAGCGACACCCAGGCATGCGTCGCATCCGCGCCCTGCAGCCGCGGCTGGCCCTCCGGCGGAATGGTCCGCAGATAGCCGCTGACATAGGCCGCCGGCAGACCGAGGCCGCGCAGCCCCGCGATCATGACATGCGCGAAGTCCTGGCAGACACCGTGGCGATTGTCGAACACCTCGGCGAGCGGCGTCGAAATCACCGTGGCCTTGGGATCGTATTTGAACTCCTTGCGGATGCGCCGCATCAGGTCGGCGGCAGCGGCCAAGATGCCGATGCCCGCCGTGAAGCTTTCCGCTGCGTAGTCCGTCACCGGCTTCAGCACCGGCACCAGCGCGCTGGCGAAGACGTAGCCGATCGGCGACGACGGGCCAAGGCTGGTGGCCTCGAACGCCGCGTCGCGTACACGCTCCCAGGCCATGCTCGGCGCATCGCGCTCCGGAGAGCTGCGCGACAGCTTCACCCGGGAACGCGAGTCGATGCGCAAATGGCGGTGCTGGGTATCGATCACGATGCTCTCGGTCAGCGTGCCGAAGAAATCGCGGCGCGCGGTGCGCTCCGACGGGCGCGGCCGGATATCGACACTGTGCGAGATCAGCTCCTGGCCGTCCCCGCTCAGAGGCTCCAGGCGGAGCGAGCAGCGCGCGAAACTGACCGCGCTTTCGTACTCGTAGGTGGTGACATGCCGGATGTCGTAGATCACGCCAGGCCCGTGAGCTTTTCCGGCCGCGTCGCATTCGGCCCGTGCGGGAAGTAATGCTGCCCGATCGCTTCCGACAGATTGAGCAGGTCCTGCTCCAGCCCGAACAGCGTGCGGCCGTCGAGATGCGCGGCCTCGGCCGCCGTCAGCCGTGCGCCCAGCGACACCGACAGCCGCTGCGGCCGCTCGATCAACCCGTTCTCCTTCAGGATCGGGAGACCCGCGATGTGCTCGTTCAAGGTCTCGATCTGGAAGGCGACCGAGCGCGGATTATAAAGGTCGAGCACGACGAGATCGCGGATCGGCGCCAGCGACGGACCGATCAGATAGCGCGAACGGTAGGTGATCTGGCAATCGACCAGGGTCAGCAGGACGTCGAGGTCCTCCGGCGTCGCCTCGTCATAGCCGAACTGGCGCGCAAAGCGCGCGGTGTTGATGGCGCGCTCGGCGCGGCGGCCCATGTCGAGGAAGCGCCAGCCGGCGGCGCGATTCATGTTCTCCTGGGCGAGCCCTGCAAAGCTCGCGAGCTTCTCCAGAATGAACTCGGCCGTGCTGACGACCGCGTCCTCATCCTCGGCCTCCTGCGCCAGCCGGCCCGGCATCTCGGTGATGACCTGCCAGGCATCGGGCGACAGCCGCTCGCGCAGCGAGGTGGCCGTGCGCTGGGCCGACCTCAGCAGCGACAACGCCGAGCCGAACTGCGCCTCGGATTGCAGCGCCTCGGCAGCCGCCTGCGCGCCCCGCATGCGCGAGGTCTGCGAGATCGCGCCCCATGCCAGCAACAGCCGCTGGATGCGCTCGGCGGTGTTGAGCTGCGCCGGCGAGTCCTTGCCGGGGTCGCGGTTCTGCGCGGCGAGCACGCGGATCAGCCGCAACGTCGCCTCGGCGCGTTCCAGATAGCGGCCGAGCCAGAACAGATTGTCGGCGGCACGGCTCGGCAGCACGCCGGCGATACGGCGGATGCGGACATTGTCGGAGCCGGGCAGCAGACTGCGTGTTGCCACCGCCTTGTCGCCGACCACCCAGACGTCGGCGGCGCGCGCGCCGTCACCCATCGAGATCGCGCGCGCGTCGAGCTTATCGGCGATGCGGCAGAAGCCGCCGGGCATCACGGTCCAGCCACCGTCCGGCGTCACGGCCGCGAACACGCGCAGCACGAAGGGGCGCGGCGCGATCCGGCCGCCTTCCCACACCGGCGTGGTCGACAGCCGCACCACCTCCTGGCCGACATAGTCGATGCCGCGCTGGCTGATCGCGGCGCGCAGGCGATCGCGCTCGGCCGCCGAGAGCTCGCTCGCCAGCACCGGGCCGTGGCTGGCGATGCCCGGCACCGCACGGCCATAGGCGCCCTCGATGGCAAAATCCTCGAGCCGCGACAGCACCTCGTCGCGCGCCGATTTCTGACCGCACCACCAGGTCGCGATATGCGGGATCTTGAGATCCTCGCCGAGCACGCGCCGCGCCAGGCTCGGCAGGAAGCCGAGCAGTGCGCGCGCCTCCAGTACGCCGGAGCCCGGCATGTTGGCGAGCACGACGCCGCCCTTGCGCACGACGTCCATCAGGCCGGCGACGCCGAGCCGCGAGGCGGCGTCGAGCTCCAGCGGATCGAGCGAGTTGGAATCGAGCCGCCGCAGCAGCACGTCGAGGCGCTTCAGCCCCGCCACGGTGCGGATGTGCACGCGATCGCCGCTGACGGCGAGATCATCGCCCTCCACCAGCAGGAAGCCGAGATAGCGCGCCAGCGTGGCGTGTTCGAAATAGGTCTCGCTGAAGGTGCCCGGCGTCAGCACGCCGATGCGCGGCTCGTCGCGATCCGCGCTGGCGCGCAGCGCATCGCGGAAGGTCTCGAAGAACGGCGCGAGCCGCTCGGCATTCATCGACTTGTAGATCGAGGAGAACGCGCGCGACAGCACCAGCCGGTTTTCGAGCGCATAGCCCATGCCCGATGGCGCCTGCGTGCGATCGCTCAGCACCCACCAGCGGCCGTCGGGCCCGCGTCCGATGTCGGCAGCGTAGATGCTGAGGAAGCGGCCGCCCGGCGGCTTGATGCCGCAAACCGGGCGCAGATATTCGCTGGAGCCGGCGACGGCGGCTGCGGGCAGCGCGCCGCTCGCGATCAGCCGCCCTTCG is from Bradyrhizobium sp. ORS 285 and encodes:
- a CDS encoding sorbosone dehydrogenase family protein codes for the protein MSRSWRILAMIATVLLGAAAGHADDATIKSGYALDQASCGEGPLAFPRLQIDMKAGFCAGLVASRDDGLRFPRSIVQIPGKPLFVVADMGGWGHDDGRLLILDPTAPAGQRIREAITRLSYPFGLAVGPAGKIYASTDTSIFRIDPLAANPKSTIETIIRDLPGRRLTLPDGTRITESAHPLKAIAFDRTGRLFVNVGSHSDNCLSSAPDRCAAAEGASPLAAIWLFTPPAGGVFPALASGDSDPPHQVFARGLRNSMALALHPRFPDSGMAFLQGENARDLQDVFAPNEEINAIEQGRHYGWPYCYDLATPSPEFKRALQSGGLKDFCKTTALYKQPWSLLPPHGAPLGMLYYTGERFDDLKGKLLVGLHGYRPTGSRLVAYEVDERGFPKVSPPPVRYHVSCAAEPTRAFQTSAGPAPAAAFDEIISGWHRVNGIRPQGAPVGMTIADDGAIWLVEDKNQTVIRIDRTSEAAPEPLPCDTRSNQLIDQLVAFVMDDAASHQRLATVRKNLVEKHCSGCHSEFGLRPGQSERDKDSAVLRFMLAQDGWITPGDPESGRLRQRLRGLGAERQMPPGGNLIKTEPGYAKLLGVADDLVARMVPGTRMRVKAGGPPHRKFFARDGRDCGDIPFGKVVVVTEKSAVNKPGFSRLFRPADTYLNGTCTDDNGYYIQQQFLVPL
- a CDS encoding SMP-30/gluconolactonase/LRE family protein; this translates as MTAVLLTLTTVPALAASKLFESTQLTPSGEYTFGIEGPAVDRDGNLFVVNLGKPGTIGKLAPEATASEKFTELPASSIGNAIRIDAAGTMFIADYKKHNIFAIAPGSTEPQLVFHADEMSQPNDITLTRDGTIYASDPAFKARSGRIWRIGKGPDGTMQGAAMTAPRAMGTTNGIDLSPDGRTLYVGESNSGEIWSYAIGGETLTQPKLIAKFEPNTIDGLRTDASGRLFVAHILKGSIAVLTPDGRILREVALKAKEPTNLAFGGSDGKTVYVTQRQGGFIESFRTDVEGREHCLQRRAC
- a CDS encoding transglutaminase family protein; translation: MIYDIRHVTTYEYESAVSFARCSLRLEPLSGDGQELISHSVDIRPRPSERTARRDFFGTLTESIVIDTQHRHLRIDSRSRVKLSRSSPERDAPSMAWERVRDAAFEATSLGPSSPIGYVFASALVPVLKPVTDYAAESFTAGIGILAAAADLMRRIRKEFKYDPKATVISTPLAEVFDNRHGVCQDFAHVMIAGLRGLGLPAAYVSGYLRTIPPEGQPRLQGADATHAWVSLWCGDALGWVGFDPTNDLVVGNDHIILGMGRDFSDVSPIDGIIVGSPKQKLGVAVDVVLVE
- the nhaD gene encoding sodium:proton antiporter NhaD translates to MTAAIVAVFALAYAVVALEHPFRINKAATALVGAGLMWTIYAVVGATPAAVASELNESVASTAQIIFFLIGAMTIVEVIDAHNGFEVVTSLIGTRNQVTLVWLVGFVTFFLSAMLDNLTTAIVMVSLMKKLSGRDEDRLVFAAIIVIAANAGGAWSAIGDVTTTMLWIGGQITPLAIMKSVFIASLLNLLVPLAVVSFSLRGKQLVPPASAGLASISPILPFERNLMFFMGLGILVAVPLFKAVTHLPPFMGILFGLGLLWMVGEIIHREKASEQKQRLTLVHALTRIDMPSIVFFIGILLAVAALEHTHILQALAQWLDRTVGRLDLIVIVLGLASAVIDNVPLVAASMGMYSLSQYPPDSFLWEFVAYCAGTGGSILIIGSAAGVAAMGLENIHFFWYVRRISGIALLGYFAGAAAYIIQYNLLH
- a CDS encoding circularly permuted type 2 ATP-grasp protein; amino-acid sequence: MDGPSGQDQGATPAAGRPAARPQLRRAAQWARDYAQLPGIPDEFIGADGQPRPVWTRFADTFAALAPTDIERRFASADRHLREAGVTYRSPGDNAERSWPLSHLPLLIDEAEWAQLSQGIAQRAELLERVLQDIYGEGRLIASGALPAAAVAGSSEYLRPVCGIKPPGGRFLSIYAADIGRGPDGRWWVLSDRTQAPSGMGYALENRLVLSRAFSSIYKSMNAERLAPFFETFRDALRASADRDEPRIGVLTPGTFSETYFEHATLARYLGFLLVEGDDLAVSGDRVHIRTVAGLKRLDVLLRRLDSNSLDPLELDAASRLGVAGLMDVVRKGGVVLANMPGSGVLEARALLGFLPSLARRVLGEDLKIPHIATWWCGQKSARDEVLSRLEDFAIEGAYGRAVPGIASHGPVLASELSAAERDRLRAAISQRGIDYVGQEVVRLSTTPVWEGGRIAPRPFVLRVFAAVTPDGGWTVMPGGFCRIADKLDARAISMGDGARAADVWVVGDKAVATRSLLPGSDNVRIRRIAGVLPSRAADNLFWLGRYLERAEATLRLIRVLAAQNRDPGKDSPAQLNTAERIQRLLLAWGAISQTSRMRGAQAAAEALQSEAQFGSALSLLRSAQRTATSLRERLSPDAWQVITEMPGRLAQEAEDEDAVVSTAEFILEKLASFAGLAQENMNRAAGWRFLDMGRRAERAINTARFARQFGYDEATPEDLDVLLTLVDCQITYRSRYLIGPSLAPIRDLVVLDLYNPRSVAFQIETLNEHIAGLPILKENGLIERPQRLSVSLGARLTAAEAAHLDGRTLFGLEQDLLNLSEAIGQHYFPHGPNATRPEKLTGLA
- a CDS encoding cryptochrome/photolyase family protein encodes the protein MARAHPIKIRHLVVVLGDQLDADSAAFDGFDPEQDVVLQMEVTDEATYVPQHKMRIAFFFAAMRHFHADLQSRGRNVHYVQLDDPANTGALDSEIARHQALLQPEATIVLEPGDFRVRESLRKLPQRPDIRRDRHFLCTADEFDAFTERHPRPIMETFYRAMRRKTGLLLDESGKPIGGSWNFDAENRKGFGKSRPPIPVPRSYTPDAITQDVIKLVANRFSNSPGKLERFDLPVSRVDALTELSDFVAWRLSLFGTYQDAMLTDEPFLYHSRLSGALNLHMLNPREVVDAALANRNAPLNALEGFVRQIIGWREFVRGIYWQRMPHYADENALDANLPMPRFYWTGETEMRCLSQAIGHTIDHAYAHHIERLMVLGLFAMLLGVKPHDVHLWHMSMFHDAIDWVSLPNTLGMSQHGDGGVVGTKPYAASGHYIDRMSDHCRHCRYDPKQATGDKACPFTTLYWSFLAKHRRRFANNGRMRNQYVNLERRSAAEIRAIRSHADTITAAMV